The following DNA comes from Amycolatopsis albispora.
CGGCGCCGGGGCGCACCCTGGTGTTCACGCGCACGAAGTACCGGGCCAAGGCGCTCACGCGGAAACTGGTGGCGGCCGGGGTGCCCGCGGTCGAGCTGCACGGCAACCTCGGGCAGAACGCGCGCACCCGCAACCTGGCCGCGTTCTCCGACGGCACGGCGAAGGCGCTGGTGGCCACCGACATCGCGGCACGCGGCATCCACGTCGACGACGTGACGCTGGTGATCCACGCGGATCCGCCGGTGGAGCACAAGGCGTACCTGCACCGCTCGGGCCGCACCGCGCGGGCCGGGGCGTCGGGCACGGTGGTCACGCTGATGACCGACGAGCAGGTGCCGGATGTGCGCGATCTCACGCGCAAGGCCGGGATCAAGCCGAAAACGACCCGGCTCGACGCGGGGCACCCGCTGCTGGCCGAGCTGGCGCCGGGTGAGCGGTCGGTGGTGAAACCGGCGGCGAAGGCACCGAAGGCGCCGCCCAAGGCCGCCGCCAAAACCCGCCCGACGGCTCGTACCGGCGGCCAAGCCCGCTCGGGGGCGCGCTCCGGGGGCCAGGCGCATTCCGGTGCGCAGGCTCGTTCGGGCGGCCAGTCACGTTCCGGGGCAGCGGCACGTTCCGGTGGGCAGTCGCGCTCGGGTGCGCAGGCTTCTTCCGGTGGGCAGGCACGCTCCAACGGCCAGTCGCGGTCCGGGGCGCAGGCGCGGTCCGGCGGCCAGTCCCGCTCCGGGGCACCGGCGCAGCAGGGCCGAGCGCAGGCACCAGGCCGGTCGCAACCCAAGGGCCAGCGTGACCAGCAGCCACCAGCCAAGGCGCAGCCGAAGACGGGCAACCAGCGCCCCCAGCGCTCGGGCGCGCCTGGGGCATCCGGCGCCGCGAAGTTCTCCGCGGGCAGCCGCGCGGGCCGCCGCGTTCGCTGACGTCCCCAAACTGTCGGGGGCGCGTGCGAGAATCCGGGTATGCGAGACCGTGATCCAGAAGGGCGGGCGCGCAACGCGAGGCCGAGGGACGGCCTCGGACGCCCGCTGCCCTATGGCTCACCAGGGGTGGAGCGTCAGCCGGAAGGCGTCGAGCGCACCCCGGCGGAGACGCTGGCCGAGGCGCAGCGGCTGCTCGACGCCGGGATGCCGTTCCACGCGCACGAGGTGTTCGAGGACGCCTGGAAAACCGGTCCCGAGGCGGAGGAGGGGCTGTGGCGCGGCATGGCCCAGCTCGCCGTCGGGCTGACGCACGCCGCTCGCGGCAACGCGGTCGGCGGCGCTTCCCTGCTGCGCCGCGGCGCCGCGAACATCGAGCCGTACCGCGCGGACGAGCCGTACGGCATCGACATCGCGGGGCTGGTTCAGTGGGCGGCCAAGCTGGCCGCGGAGCTGGAGACGCAGCCGGCGGTGGTCGAGCCGGAGCGGGCGGCACCCCGGCTGGCGCGGACGGCCTGAGCGGCTAGTTCGGTCCGGACCCTGGCGAGGTCGCGGTCCTCGGTGTGCCCGCTGCCGGTGTGGGACGGCCGGGCCTGGCGGCGGTGGTTGCGTTCGATGGCGTAGGCGGACAGGGCCAGCAGCAGGATCAGCACGACATAACTCATGGCATGAATTGTTCGCCCGAGCAATTGCTGCCAACAGTGGCAGATCTGACCTTGTGCGGCAAAATCCTGCCAACTACGCTGCGGGCATGCTGAAGACGGTGGCCGCGCTGGTGATCGACGGGGTCGCGCCGTTCGAGCTGGGTGTGCTGTGCGAGGTGTTCGGTGTGGACCGGACCGACGGCGGGGTGCCGCCGATCGAGTTCCGGGTGTGCGGTGAACGCGCCGGGCAGCCGGTGCGGACGAGCATGGGCATGTCGCTCACGCCGGACCACGGGCTGGGCGGGCTCGAGGGCGCCGACCTGGTGGCGCTGCCCGCGTACGACATTCGCGACGCCTATCCCGAGGCGCCGCTCCAAGCGGTGTGCGCGGCCAGCGCGCGCGGGGCGACCGTGCTGACGGTGTGCAGCGGTGCGTTCTTCCTCGGGGCGACGGGCCTGCTCGACGGCAGGCGGTGCACCACGCACTGGCGGCACGCCAAGGCGTTCGCCGAGCGGTTCCCGAAGACTTCGCTGGATCCGGATGTGCTTTTTGTCGACGACGGGGACCTGATCACCAGCGCTGGGACAGCGTCGGGCATCGACGCGTGCCTGC
Coding sequences within:
- a CDS encoding DEAD/DEAH box helicase; the protein is MSGRQQEFADLGLPAPLIAALAEQGVLTPFPIQAATLPHSLSGRDVLGRGRTGSGKTYAFALPVLARLAAKPVKRRPGRPRALILAPTRELVTQIEASMAPLAKALSLRTMTVFGGVGANPQIAALKAGVDIVIACPGRLNDHVASGHAHLDAIETTVLDEADHMADLGFLPAVRRILDATPRDGQRLLFSATLDAGVDVIVRRYLTDPVTHSVDSAQSPVATMTHHVLHVHEDDRLPVLVDLTSAPGRTLVFTRTKYRAKALTRKLVAAGVPAVELHGNLGQNARTRNLAAFSDGTAKALVATDIAARGIHVDDVTLVIHADPPVEHKAYLHRSGRTARAGASGTVVTLMTDEQVPDVRDLTRKAGIKPKTTRLDAGHPLLAELAPGERSVVKPAAKAPKAPPKAAAKTRPTARTGGQARSGARSGGQAHSGAQARSGGQSRSGAAARSGGQSRSGAQASSGGQARSNGQSRSGAQARSGGQSRSGAPAQQGRAQAPGRSQPKGQRDQQPPAKAQPKTGNQRPQRSGAPGASGAAKFSAGSRAGRRVR
- a CDS encoding GlxA family transcriptional regulator; this encodes MLKTVAALVIDGVAPFELGVLCEVFGVDRTDGGVPPIEFRVCGERAGQPVRTSMGMSLTPDHGLGGLEGADLVALPAYDIRDAYPEAPLQAVCAASARGATVLTVCSGAFFLGATGLLDGRRCTTHWRHAKAFAERFPKTSLDPDVLFVDDGDLITSAGTASGIDACLHLVRRELGSEVATLIARRMVVAPQREGGQRQFVETPIPECTGDSLQPLLAWLLENLTVEHTVASLARRAKMSERTFARRFAAETGTTPNRWLSTQRVLHARRLLEETTLNVDEIAAETGFGTAALLRHHFHRVVGVSPKDYRRSFAPG
- a CDS encoding DUF309 domain-containing protein, coding for MRDRDPEGRARNARPRDGLGRPLPYGSPGVERQPEGVERTPAETLAEAQRLLDAGMPFHAHEVFEDAWKTGPEAEEGLWRGMAQLAVGLTHAARGNAVGGASLLRRGAANIEPYRADEPYGIDIAGLVQWAAKLAAELETQPAVVEPERAAPRLARTA